One Phragmites australis chromosome 23, lpPhrAust1.1, whole genome shotgun sequence DNA window includes the following coding sequences:
- the LOC133906773 gene encoding pentatricopeptide repeat-containing protein At2g22410, mitochondrial-like: protein MRKPTAAGPLLLHERASNLRARVGVPTRMPPPLPTPAAPPAPRPAWNTNHNLVVTHPLLSLLESCASFRRLLQLHALLTVSGLAAHRFPASRLLAFCALSDPPRLAHAAAVLAQAAATPPGPNAYMLATMMRAFLRAGLPRRALALFRRVLRDRLPADARTFVFALKAAAAASSPGEAVHCVALKRGFLGQSALVGNALMHLYASGVSLSNARKVFDEMPDRDVVSWTTLVDGYARGGVPEEAWRVFCRMVVAGGGRPNGVTLVAAASAVGQMGLLGLGRTVRRYVAESGVSASLNLENALVDMFGKCGCVASAKEVFDGIAVKDVYSWTSMMSAYAKCGDLESAVQMFEDMPLRNAVSWSCMIATYLLANQPEEAVRMFNDMIATGMEPIDATLVSVLSACAQLGCLDLGRWIYDHYIVGNKVRFTVNLGNALIDMFAKCGDVGAASRLFGNMEERNLVSWNSMIMAHALHSQSEEALRLFQQFKETGIVPDEITYIGVLSACSHSGLVSEGRCRFKEMKMVYGIEPRAEHYACLIDLLGKVGLLEEAFEVARSMPMGADEAGWGALLNACRMHGNVEIGECAADKLVGLDPADSGIYILMSQIYASKSKWDLVKMLRTVMRDRGVKKNPGYSSIEVDGKFHEFLVADVSHVRSEDIYAALKNIYIHLKSEGYIPFS from the coding sequence ATGAGAAAACCAACTGCAGCTGGACCGTTGCTGCTCCACGAACGGGCGTCAAATCTTCGTGCCCGCGTGGGTGTTCCAACGAGGAtgccgcctcccctccccactccggcggcgccgcctgCTCCCCGGCCGGCGTGGAACACGAACCACAACCTGGTGGTGACCCACCCGCTGCTCTCCCTCCTCGAGTCCTGCGCCTccttccgccgcctcctccagcTCCACGCGCTGCTCACCGTCTCTGGCCTCGCCGCGCACCGCTTCCCGGCCTCCCGCCTCCTCGCCTTCTGCGCGCTCTCCGACCCGCCGCGCCTcgcccacgccgccgccgtcctcgccCAAGCCGCCGCAACCCCGCCGGGGCCCAACGCCTACATGCTCGCCACCATGATGCGCGCCTTCCTCCGCGCCGGGCTCCCCCGCCGCGCACTCGCGCTCTTCCGCCGCGTCCTCCGCGACCGCCTCCCCGCCGACGCGCGCACCTTTGTCTTCGCTCtcaaggccgccgccgccgcttcttccCCCGGCGAGGCCGTCCACTGCGTCGCCCTCAAGCGAGGGTTCCTCGGCCAGAGCGCGCTCGTGGGGAATGCGCTGATGCACTTGTACGCCAGCGGCGTGTCACTGTCAAACGCGAGGAaggtgttcgacgaaatgcccgACAGGGACGTGGTCTCGTGGACGACGCTGGTGGACGGGTACGCGCGGGGCGGGGTGCCCGAAGAGGCGTGGCGGGTGTTCTGCAGGATGGTGGTGGCGGGGGGCGGGCGGCCGAATGGGGTGACGCTGGTCGCCGCGGCCTCGGCGGTTGGTCAGATGGGGCTGCTTGGGCTGGGGAGGACGGTACGTCGCTATGTTGCGGAGAGTGGTGTCAGCGCGAGCCTTAACTTGGAGAACGCGCTGGTGGATATGTTTGGGAAGTGTGGGTGTGTGGCCTCCGCCAAGGAGGTTTTCGACGGAATAGCGGTCAAGGATGTGTACTCCTGGACAAGCATGATGAGTGCCTATGCCAAATGTGGTGATTTGGAGAGTGCAGTGCAGATGTTCGAGGATATGCCTTTGAGGAATGCTGTTTCTTGGAGTTGCATGATTGCCACTTATTTACTGGCAAATCAACCTGAGGAAGCTGTGAGGATGTTCAACGACATGATTGCGACAGGCATGGAGCCGATTGATGCTACTCTTGTGAGTGTTCTATCGgcatgtgctcaattgggttgCTTGGATCTTGGTAGGTGGATATACGACCACTACATTGTCGGTAATAAGGTAAGGTTTACAGTGAATTTAGGCAATGCGCTCATCGATATGTTTGCAAAATGTGGAGATGTGGGCGCAGCATCCAGATTATTTGGTAATATGGAAGAGAGGAATTTAGTAAGTTGGAACTCGATGATCATGGCCCATGCTTTGCATAGTCAGTCTGAAGAAGCACTTCGTCTCTTTCAGCAGTTCAAAGAAACCGGTATTGTGCCTGACGAGATCACGTACATTGGGGTACTTTCTGCATGCAGTCATAGTGGGTTAGTTTCGGAAGGGCGGTGCCGTTTCAAAGAAATGAAGATGGTTTACGGGATTGAACCTAGGGCCGAACATTATGCATGCTTGATTGACCTTTTGGGTAAAGTTGGGCTTCTTGAAGAGGCGTTTGAAGTTGCAAGGAGTATGCCAATGGGAGCTGATGAGGCTGGTTGGGGCGCTCTTTTAAATGCATGCAGAATGCATGGTAATGTAGAAATTGGTGAATGTGCTGCAGATAAGCTTGTAGGGCTAGATCCTGCAGACAGTGGAATATATATACTTATGAGCCAAATATATGCAAGTAAAAGCAAATGGGACCTGGTGAAGATGCTGAGGACGGTGATGAGAGATAGAGGTGTAAAAAAGAATCCTGGCTATAGTTCTATTGAAGTGGATGGAAAATTTCATGAGTTTTTGGTGGCAGATGTTTCACATGTTCGTTCAGAAGATATATATGCTGCATTGAAGAATATTTACATTCATTTAAAATCAGAAGGTtatattcctttttcttga
- the LOC133906774 gene encoding protein CURLY FLAG LEAF 1-like: MTTEFVRVKKLHQNGSLSKRMELQPELSLGPTWPAAPPGFASAKSSSSESDGSSRKRKHCAWEEPPVSHAGLELQLNDPVPLDWEQCLDLQSGRMYYLNRKTLKKSWIRPREQSVNLDLNISTTPANDSGSTGAVAAPEEDEPKKPGTMSSGGNMVAVPCANCHLLVMLCKSFPSCPNCKFVQPLRAPATTQASVHRGLDTVKPLETLSLLH, encoded by the exons ATGACCACCGAGTTCGTCAGGGTGAAGAAGCTCCATCAGAACGGGAGCTTGAGCAAGAGGATGGAGCTGCAGCCGGAGCTATCGCTCGGCCCCACGtggccggcggcgccgccgggTTTTGCGTCGGCAAAGAGCTCGTCGTCCGAGTCCGACGGCAGCTCCCGGAAGAGGAAGCACTGCGCCTGGGAGGAGCCTCCCGTGTCGCACGCGGGCCTCGAGCTCCAGCTCAACGACCCCGTGCCCTTGGACTGGGAGCAGTGCCTTGACCTGCAA TCTGGAAGGATGTATTACCTGAACAGGAagaccttgaagaagagctGGATCAGGCCACGGGAGCAGAGCGTGAACCTGGACCTCAACATCTCGACGACCCCGGCGAACGACAGCGGCAGCACCGGCGCTGTTGCTGCTCCCGAAGAGGACGAGCCCAAGAAGCCCGGCACCATGAGCTCAGGAGGCAACATGGTGGCAGTGCCGTGCGCCAACTGCCACCTCCTCGTCATGCTCTGCAAGTCCTTCCCCTCCTGCCCCAACTGCAAGTTCGTGCAGCCGCTGAGGGCGCCCGCGACGACGCAGGCGTCAGTTCATCGCGGGCTCGACACCGTCAAGCCGCTGGAGACCCTGAGCCTTCTCCACTAG